In Reichenbachiella agarivorans, one genomic interval encodes:
- a CDS encoding GTP-binding protein — MFGTKKLPVTVLSGFLGAGKTTLLNHVLHNRQGLKVAVIVNDMSEVNVDSQLVQNEIKLSRTDEKLVEMSNGCICCTLREDLMIEVERLAKMKKFDYLLIESTGISEPIPVAQTFSFATGDELYDLTKFSRLDTMVTVVDALNFFNDFGSSDTILDRSMTDDEEDQRSIVNLLTDQVEFANVILLNKTDLVTKEHLGLLEGTLKKLNPEAKIIRTDHSKIDPREILNTGLFDYDKAEQAAGWIKELNNEHTPETEEYGISSFVFRERRPFHPERFWQYVQHEWPTTIIRSKGLFWIASRPDKALMWSQAGGSLKAEPYGRWWAAVPLKERALNEAYMENQQDIMKKWDKKWGDRMNELVIIGQDLDKEAIAGALKKCLVNELEETTMAAGSEFEDNWPI, encoded by the coding sequence ATGTTTGGAACAAAAAAATTACCTGTTACGGTACTGAGCGGGTTTCTAGGAGCTGGAAAAACCACCCTTCTCAACCATGTACTGCACAACAGACAAGGACTGAAAGTAGCCGTGATCGTCAATGACATGAGCGAAGTAAATGTAGATAGTCAGTTGGTGCAAAACGAAATCAAACTTTCCCGTACGGACGAAAAGCTTGTGGAAATGAGCAACGGCTGCATCTGTTGTACCTTGCGTGAAGATTTGATGATAGAGGTAGAAAGGCTGGCCAAAATGAAAAAATTTGACTACCTGCTGATAGAAAGTACAGGTATTTCAGAGCCTATTCCTGTCGCACAAACGTTCTCTTTTGCTACTGGGGATGAACTCTATGACCTCACCAAGTTCAGTCGGCTGGATACGATGGTTACTGTCGTAGATGCGCTCAATTTCTTCAATGATTTTGGTAGTTCGGATACCATTCTGGACAGAAGTATGACTGACGATGAAGAAGACCAACGTAGCATTGTCAATCTGCTCACCGATCAAGTAGAATTTGCTAACGTCATCCTACTCAATAAGACTGACTTGGTAACCAAGGAGCATTTGGGACTTTTGGAAGGTACGTTGAAAAAACTCAATCCAGAAGCCAAAATCATAAGGACAGACCATAGCAAAATCGATCCAAGGGAAATTTTGAACACTGGACTTTTTGACTATGACAAGGCAGAGCAGGCAGCAGGTTGGATCAAAGAACTAAACAACGAGCACACTCCAGAGACAGAGGAATATGGAATTTCCTCCTTCGTATTCCGTGAGAGAAGACCCTTTCATCCAGAGCGATTTTGGCAATACGTGCAGCATGAATGGCCTACTACTATTATTCGTAGTAAAGGATTGTTTTGGATTGCTTCTCGACCTGACAAAGCCTTGATGTGGAGTCAGGCAGGTGGATCACTCAAAGCCGAGCCTTATGGTCGCTGGTGGGCAGCAGTTCCTTTGAAAGAACGAGCACTTAATGAAGCCTACATGGAAAACCAACAGGATATAATGAAAAAGTGGGATAAGAAATGGGGTGATCGCATGAATGAACTCGTCATCATTGGACAAGATTTGGATAAAGAAGCCATTGCAGGCGCATTAAAAAAATGTCTGGTCAATGAATTGGAGGAGACTACTATGGCTGCTGGTAGTGAGTTTGAAGATAATTGGCCAATTTGA
- a CDS encoding MerC domain-containing protein produces MKNQFIGSHLDFVGFSASLLCALHCVALPFLLSLASLTGLQFLNNPWIEYTIILVSGFIASYALIHGYLRHHQKPMALVIVVAGFALIGLGHWLQVEWYEIILTSCGAAVVAIAHLVNWTQIKQSNVEFPDCQ; encoded by the coding sequence ATGAAAAATCAGTTTATTGGATCTCATTTGGATTTTGTCGGTTTCAGTGCTTCGTTGCTTTGTGCCCTGCATTGTGTGGCACTTCCGTTCTTACTCAGTCTAGCCTCCTTAACTGGCCTTCAGTTTCTCAATAATCCATGGATTGAATACACCATCATCCTTGTGAGTGGTTTTATTGCTTCTTATGCATTGATCCATGGTTATCTCAGGCATCATCAAAAACCAATGGCATTGGTCATTGTTGTAGCAGGGTTTGCTCTCATTGGTCTTGGTCACTGGTTGCAGGTCGAATGGTACGAAATCATACTAACATCTTGTGGGGCGGCAGTAGTCGCGATTGCTCACCTTGTCAACTGGACTCAGATAAAACAATCCAATGTGGAGTTTCCCGATTGTCAATAA
- a CDS encoding ABC transporter ATP-binding protein has protein sequence MFKTQSLFFTYNNSVDFSFPDIELDAGENLLILGESGIGKTTLLHLIAGLLRPVSGSVELLGTSIHQLSSTQLDSFRGQHIGLVFQRPHFIHSLSLYENLALVQYLAGENPNQNRINNVLASLGIRRKQGEKPHRLSQGEQQRAAIALAMVNNPQLILADKPTSSLDDRNCMKVAILLKEQALETGARLIIITHDQRLKNHFSHTMQL, from the coding sequence ATGTTTAAGACTCAGTCGCTATTTTTTACTTATAACAACTCTGTCGATTTTAGCTTCCCAGACATAGAGCTAGATGCAGGTGAGAATCTATTAATCCTTGGTGAATCTGGCATTGGCAAAACCACTCTGCTACATTTGATCGCTGGGTTGCTACGTCCAGTATCTGGGAGTGTAGAACTGCTCGGGACCTCAATTCATCAACTATCTTCTACCCAGCTGGATAGTTTTAGAGGTCAACATATCGGACTTGTGTTTCAACGTCCGCATTTTATTCATTCTCTTTCATTATATGAAAACCTAGCATTGGTACAATATTTAGCTGGAGAAAACCCGAATCAAAACAGGATAAATAATGTCCTTGCTAGTTTGGGGATTAGGCGTAAGCAAGGCGAAAAACCTCACCGATTGAGTCAAGGTGAACAACAGCGGGCAGCAATCGCCTTGGCGATGGTTAATAATCCTCAGCTTATTCTGGCAGATAAACCCACCTCTAGTCTGGATGATAGAAACTGCATGAAAGTAGCAATTCTATTGAAAGAACAAGCCTTAGAAACAGGGGCAAGACTTATTATCATTACCCATGATCAGCGACTAAAGAATCATTTTTCACATACAATGCAGCTATGA
- a CDS encoding ABC transporter permease: MNIFKLSYRNMISRPLSTTLCLVLLTLGVGMISLLLQVNHHIEQQMGNNVRGIDMVVGAKGSPLQLILSAVYHIDAPTGNISMKEAEKLKRNRLVAAGIPLSYGDSYKGYRIVGTSFDYPKLYEGSLASGRLWQKPNEVTIGAMVAKNLGLKLGDAFVGSHGLAEGGEVHDEQRYEVVGILNYSNAVLDQLILTATESVWEVHHHEDEVDHTAKSAENREPETQEENHSEEHIDEREITAMLIQFRNPMGIVQLPRMINQNTNMQAAVPAYEISRLFSLMGVGIDMLSTIALVIMAVSGLSIFISLYSALKDREYEMALLRAYGSTRWQLVWLVLQEGLLLTLSGFVLGIISSRIGLWFISVLMEADFHYSFSGWIWLKEEWGLLLTVLIIGLLSSLLPAIRVFHINISRTLADA; the protein is encoded by the coding sequence ATGAATATTTTTAAGTTGAGCTATCGAAACATGATAAGTCGTCCGCTGAGCACGACACTCTGTCTGGTACTCCTGACTTTAGGTGTAGGAATGATTTCTTTGCTTTTGCAAGTCAACCACCACATAGAGCAGCAAATGGGAAATAACGTGCGAGGCATTGATATGGTGGTTGGAGCAAAAGGTAGTCCGCTACAATTGATCCTTTCGGCGGTCTATCACATAGATGCTCCTACCGGTAATATTTCTATGAAGGAAGCAGAAAAGCTTAAAAGGAACCGACTGGTGGCTGCCGGCATCCCTCTTTCTTATGGTGATAGTTACAAGGGGTATAGAATTGTAGGCACGAGTTTCGACTATCCAAAGCTATATGAAGGTTCATTAGCCAGTGGCAGATTATGGCAGAAACCTAACGAAGTGACCATTGGAGCTATGGTAGCCAAAAACCTAGGGCTGAAGTTGGGCGATGCATTTGTTGGTTCTCACGGTCTCGCCGAAGGCGGTGAGGTTCACGATGAGCAGCGCTATGAGGTAGTTGGGATATTGAATTATTCCAATGCTGTGCTTGATCAACTTATCCTTACTGCTACCGAGAGCGTATGGGAAGTCCATCATCACGAAGATGAGGTGGACCATACCGCTAAGTCAGCAGAAAATCGTGAACCTGAAACACAGGAAGAAAATCACAGCGAAGAGCACATAGACGAACGTGAGATAACCGCTATGTTGATCCAGTTTAGAAATCCCATGGGCATAGTACAACTACCCCGCATGATCAATCAAAACACCAATATGCAAGCAGCTGTCCCTGCCTATGAAATCAGTCGATTGTTTAGCCTAATGGGAGTGGGTATTGACATGCTGAGCACTATTGCGCTGGTGATCATGGCCGTATCTGGCCTTAGTATCTTTATCAGTTTGTACAGTGCCTTAAAAGATCGGGAATATGAAATGGCACTTTTACGTGCTTATGGTTCTACTCGTTGGCAATTAGTTTGGCTCGTATTGCAGGAGGGCTTGTTATTGACTCTGAGTGGATTTGTGCTGGGTATTATTTCATCTAGGATAGGACTGTGGTTCATTTCTGTATTGATGGAGGCTGACTTTCATTATTCTTTTTCAGGCTGGATATGGCTCAAGGAAGAATGGGGGCTTTTGCTGACCGTTCTGATCATTGGTTTGCTGTCTTCCTTACTCCCAGCCATCCGTGTGTTTCATATTAACATCTCAAGAACATTAGCTGATGCATAA
- a CDS encoding DUF3299 domain-containing protein — protein MHKLLITLFFAVSTPTWAQTKITWKTLADVSFTDKYSEAEQAYYYYPHFGTSVKVLEGKEVYIKGYMLVIDPDEGIFILSKSPYAECFFCGNGGPESIVELKLKPGHPKFRMDQLVTMKGKLKLNRDDLDLCNYILVGAEIYQE, from the coding sequence ATGCATAAACTCTTAATCACACTATTTTTTGCTGTGAGCACACCTACATGGGCTCAAACTAAAATTACTTGGAAAACTCTGGCTGATGTAAGCTTTACTGACAAATACAGTGAAGCTGAACAAGCATATTATTATTACCCGCATTTTGGTACTTCTGTGAAAGTACTGGAAGGTAAAGAAGTGTATATAAAGGGATACATGCTTGTCATTGACCCAGACGAAGGCATCTTTATTTTGTCCAAAAGTCCATATGCCGAATGCTTTTTTTGTGGAAATGGTGGCCCAGAATCGATTGTGGAACTCAAGCTTAAGCCCGGACATCCAAAATTCAGAATGGATCAGCTGGTGACTATGAAAGGGAAGCTAAAGCTCAATCGGGATGATCTTGATCTTTGTAATTATATATTAGTAGGTGCAGAGATATATCAAGAGTAA
- a CDS encoding Fur family transcriptional regulator has translation MDKKKMIGDLLHDNGLKKTPIRTEMLELFMNHDFALSASDIVSKMKAGHDRVTVYRALASFEEHGILHKASEDGQGVKYALCGHSCPDETHADRHAHFICDECHQTYCLEEVEVPEVEVSEDFSVNKVNYTLSGVCKECNVFSQS, from the coding sequence ATGGATAAGAAAAAAATGATTGGAGACCTACTCCATGACAATGGTTTGAAGAAAACTCCAATCCGTACAGAGATGCTCGAACTCTTTATGAATCACGATTTTGCTCTTTCGGCTAGTGATATTGTATCCAAAATGAAAGCTGGGCATGATCGTGTGACAGTTTACAGGGCATTGGCTTCTTTCGAAGAACATGGCATTCTACACAAAGCATCCGAAGATGGACAAGGTGTAAAATATGCTCTTTGTGGTCATAGCTGTCCTGATGAAACACATGCGGATCGTCACGCACATTTTATTTGTGACGAATGTCACCAGACCTATTGCCTCGAAGAAGTTGAAGTACCCGAAGTAGAGGTGTCTGAAGATTTTTCCGTAAACAAAGTCAACTACACACTCAGTGGTGTGTGTAAAGAATGTAATGTTTTCTCTCAATCATAG
- a CDS encoding CobW family GTP-binding protein, giving the protein MLQATNHRIPVHIITGFLGSGKTTFLNYFINQRLPERILVIENECGETNVDGALIIDGVEEVVELSAGCLCCSLSDGLLDVLESAYKKRDQYDRLIIETTGIADPSSIIQAFLDNPAVEKVYNLEQVICLADAGLVGEWISETEEALRQIALADAILINKSETVSNHELIEVKNLLEGINPQAKVFTGQQGVFAIDELLQLGITKAKAIESIAHAPTHHHEHDTKETNSHKITTFTISFPNPLDLNNLSLDLNRIVHLYRHQVYRVKGFIAIPNYPNRVILQSARSTFIATDGSPWEDGHDRVGKLVFIGRGLKREVFEKMFNRHAVSNGDSTRN; this is encoded by the coding sequence ATGCTGCAAGCCACAAATCATAGGATACCGGTACATATCATCACTGGCTTTTTAGGAAGTGGTAAAACTACTTTTCTCAACTACTTTATCAATCAACGTCTCCCAGAACGAATCCTTGTGATAGAAAACGAATGTGGGGAGACCAATGTAGATGGTGCGCTGATAATCGATGGTGTAGAAGAAGTAGTAGAACTCAGCGCGGGTTGCCTTTGTTGTTCGCTTTCGGATGGATTGTTGGATGTGCTGGAATCAGCATATAAGAAAAGGGATCAGTATGATCGCTTGATTATAGAAACAACGGGTATCGCTGATCCTAGCTCCATCATTCAGGCCTTTTTAGATAATCCTGCGGTAGAAAAGGTCTATAACCTAGAACAAGTCATTTGTCTTGCCGATGCAGGTTTAGTCGGGGAATGGATTTCGGAGACCGAAGAGGCTTTGCGACAAATTGCTTTGGCAGATGCCATCTTGATTAATAAATCGGAAACAGTAAGCAATCATGAACTTATAGAAGTCAAAAATTTACTTGAAGGCATAAACCCTCAAGCCAAGGTATTTACTGGCCAACAAGGTGTTTTTGCCATTGATGAGTTACTTCAATTGGGCATAACAAAGGCAAAAGCAATTGAATCTATCGCCCATGCGCCAACTCATCATCACGAGCATGATACCAAGGAAACCAATAGCCACAAGATCACCACCTTTACAATTTCTTTCCCGAATCCTTTGGATCTCAACAACCTATCATTGGATTTGAATAGGATAGTTCATCTCTATCGACATCAGGTGTATCGCGTCAAAGGGTTCATTGCCATTCCTAATTATCCCAACCGTGTGATTCTTCAATCTGCCCGGAGTACCTTCATTGCCACGGATGGGTCGCCGTGGGAGGATGGGCACGATAGAGTAGGTAAGTTAGTGTTTATCGGCAGGGGGCTAAAGCGAGAGGTATTTGAAAAAATGTTTAATCGTCATGCAGTATCAAATGGAGATAGTACAAGGAATTAG
- a CDS encoding DUF3526 domain-containing protein, which translates to MFSLIAKQFIRSKTVIFIFVLILIMGITSILIGKQFLAKQEKTIAQVTRQQEEHIERNVAYHEDEFGLLMYYLRFALINKPDKLSALSIGQRDINPSLQSVTIRNLEGQKYDTDLNNPANLQSGNLDFGFVIIYLFPLLIIAFTFNLLSEENETGTWRLIAIQSKSKIRFLWYKLSIRALMIYASLAILFAIAILALSLELNGSLAQFIVLSVLYLTFWFVLCFWVVSFQRNSSFNLLTLLSLWVVLAILLPATINNFLANKYPVPEALSTMVKQRDGYHKKWDMDKQETIEKFYAHYPQYKNYTDTTEGFGWMWYYAMQQMGDDESLEQSNAMREKLMQREHASRLIALAIPTMYTQLLFNDIANTSLGDHLAFQDKTNEFHEKTRLYFYPKIFENRPVKSEDWSQFKPKYFSKNTDSHPLKLIWPLISIITIMFAGIMMNTRKI; encoded by the coding sequence ATGTTTTCATTAATAGCAAAGCAATTCATTAGGTCTAAAACTGTAATATTCATTTTTGTACTGATTCTGATCATGGGTATCACAAGTATCCTAATTGGGAAACAATTTTTGGCAAAACAAGAGAAGACAATAGCTCAGGTGACACGTCAGCAAGAAGAGCACATTGAACGAAATGTGGCCTATCATGAGGACGAATTTGGTCTATTGATGTACTACTTACGTTTTGCCTTGATCAACAAACCAGATAAACTCTCGGCTTTATCTATTGGTCAACGTGACATTAACCCAAGCCTGCAAAGTGTAACGATACGCAACCTAGAAGGGCAAAAATATGACACTGATCTAAACAATCCTGCCAATTTACAATCTGGCAACCTAGATTTTGGGTTTGTAATCATCTACCTGTTTCCGCTGCTCATTATTGCCTTTACCTTCAATTTGCTATCCGAAGAAAATGAAACTGGCACATGGCGACTTATTGCCATTCAATCCAAATCCAAGATTCGTTTTTTATGGTACAAATTATCTATCAGAGCTTTAATGATCTATGCGTCATTGGCGATACTATTTGCTATTGCCATACTGGCTCTGTCTCTTGAGTTAAATGGATCACTGGCTCAATTTATCGTTCTCAGTGTATTGTATTTAACCTTTTGGTTTGTACTGTGTTTTTGGGTCGTTTCTTTTCAACGCAATTCAAGTTTTAACCTACTGACACTACTCTCGCTGTGGGTGGTTCTCGCCATACTTTTGCCTGCTACTATCAATAATTTCTTGGCGAACAAATATCCAGTTCCCGAGGCGCTGAGCACCATGGTAAAACAGCGTGATGGATACCACAAAAAATGGGATATGGACAAACAAGAAACCATAGAGAAGTTTTATGCCCACTACCCACAATATAAAAACTATACCGATACAACGGAAGGATTTGGATGGATGTGGTATTACGCTATGCAGCAAATGGGAGACGATGAATCCTTGGAGCAGAGCAATGCTATGCGAGAAAAACTAATGCAGCGCGAGCACGCAAGTCGCTTGATTGCATTGGCTATTCCTACCATGTACACACAATTATTGTTCAACGATATTGCCAACACCAGTCTGGGAGACCATCTTGCGTTTCAAGATAAAACCAATGAGTTTCATGAAAAAACAAGGCTGTATTTCTATCCAAAAATATTTGAAAACCGCCCTGTTAAGAGTGAAGATTGGAGTCAGTTTAAACCGAAATATTTTTCAAAAAATACTGATTCGCACCCGCTTAAGTTAATATGGCCATTGATTTCGATTATCACCATCATGTTTGCCGGTATAATGATGAACACAAGAAAGATATAA
- a CDS encoding ABC transporter permease: MNLKLTILIAKQFWTYTLKSKPVYVMLFVICILLAYAMYSGWQSYVIQNEIRTHYQHQARESWENNPDKHPHRMAHFGSFAFRLKHPLSIFDFGMESFTGNAVFLEAHKQNTVNFSEASFSTGLLRFGEISMAMLLQTLIPLIIFFIGFASIAAERESGTLKIMLTQGASWKDILFGKSLGMLGLSLLLFIPVFVILFLWLWLSNSIVFTNDEWWRYMGIVGAYFFFFQVICTISILVSASSKTSKDALIKLLAMWLVFVVLLPKTTQAFGNYLYPSPSKVEFDSKMEKELVLKGDSHNPDDSHYKALKDSVLQAHNVSSVKDLPFNYGGFVMREGEKNSSEIYNRHLNELLQTYRQQNSVSRYTAFINPYIAVKNISMALSGTDFQSYVSFQEQAEAYRYKLAQKMNELQMEFVSNDATSSAGKSNSISKKHWVEFPDFEYQFFSVSTAVQSEISSIIALAIWTLASSGFIIIFSKKVKTI, translated from the coding sequence ATGAATCTAAAATTGACAATACTGATAGCCAAGCAGTTTTGGACATATACATTGAAGTCCAAACCAGTATACGTGATGCTCTTTGTTATATGTATCCTGCTTGCATATGCGATGTATAGTGGCTGGCAAAGCTATGTCATCCAAAATGAGATTCGTACGCACTATCAGCATCAAGCGAGAGAGAGCTGGGAAAACAACCCAGATAAACATCCGCATAGGATGGCTCATTTTGGGTCATTCGCATTTCGGTTGAAACACCCACTCAGCATCTTTGATTTTGGGATGGAGAGTTTCACAGGCAATGCGGTGTTTTTAGAAGCACACAAGCAAAATACGGTCAATTTTTCTGAAGCAAGCTTTTCTACTGGATTGCTCCGATTTGGAGAAATAAGCATGGCCATGTTGCTACAGACGCTTATCCCTTTGATTATTTTCTTTATTGGGTTTGCCTCGATAGCTGCAGAAAGAGAAAGCGGCACTTTGAAAATCATGCTCACCCAAGGTGCAAGTTGGAAAGATATACTATTTGGCAAATCCCTTGGCATGCTAGGTCTAAGCCTATTGCTTTTCATCCCAGTATTTGTAATACTATTCTTGTGGCTGTGGCTTAGCAATAGCATAGTCTTTACCAATGACGAGTGGTGGAGATATATGGGTATCGTAGGAGCTTATTTCTTCTTTTTTCAAGTCATATGCACCATTTCCATCCTCGTATCTGCCTCTAGCAAAACATCCAAAGATGCATTGATCAAACTTCTGGCTATGTGGTTAGTCTTTGTTGTCTTGCTGCCCAAAACAACACAAGCGTTTGGCAATTATTTATATCCATCACCTTCTAAGGTTGAGTTTGATTCAAAGATGGAGAAAGAACTCGTTCTAAAAGGAGACAGCCATAATCCCGACGATTCACATTATAAAGCTCTAAAAGATTCTGTGTTGCAAGCCCACAACGTGAGTTCGGTCAAAGATTTACCTTTCAACTATGGCGGTTTTGTCATGCGTGAAGGAGAAAAAAATAGCAGTGAAATCTACAATCGACACTTGAATGAATTGCTACAAACCTATCGTCAACAGAATAGTGTGAGTAGATACACGGCATTTATCAATCCATACATTGCTGTCAAAAACATCTCGATGGCTCTCTCTGGCACTGATTTTCAATCATACGTCAGTTTTCAAGAGCAAGCAGAAGCGTATAGATACAAATTGGCGCAAAAAATGAACGAGTTACAAATGGAGTTCGTCAGCAACGATGCGACTAGCTCGGCAGGCAAGTCGAATAGCATCAGCAAAAAACATTGGGTGGAATTTCCCGATTTCGAATACCAGTTTTTTTCCGTCAGTACAGCCGTTCAAAGTGAAATATCGTCAATCATAGCATTGGCTATTTGGACTCTGGCTTCTAGTGGATTCATCATCATATTTTCGAAAAAAGTAAAAACGATTTAA
- a CDS encoding TonB-dependent receptor → MKLKFVLTISIIILFYRHSNGQAIITGKVVDMSQNTIPGATVSVKSQDNQQGVITSSTGEFEIDLVKAGVYQLEVRFIGFKTYINRYEFAEDKTYDLGDILLTEHSQELQTVEVIGRMQQDYNSDYSFSATKTSIKNKDLPQSLSTITKELISDRQAFRLADAVKIVSGVSPSSVYNQYNIRGISQNEEGQIVNGMRTRQYYFLQPITSNIERVEVLKGPASVTFSSVDPGGSINMVTKKPLIEDRKEVSMSAGSFSTIRGTVDFTGPLNESKTLLYRLNAAMQEGQSYRDLVENNALLFSPSISYIPNDQTAVNVEMIYSNNDGTLDRGQPIFGATAGTTDLNSTPIGLNLGATNDYFKSKQLIITTSLAHKFTDHLSFNATYMKQTWTEDLQEHRTTNGFAVDINNQPITSMAAMRYVQRQQFWNVDNFNSYFNIDFKTGSISNKLLVGYDLSRWHKTKGGGQNSARGYLLNDGTVTNAFDPDNAANYQTETVNGVIMPKPNVEHFDLNNPNYTIKNVEDYVINSRIAVPSALTTTHAIYIQEQLKIGKFAALLSLRQEWFEDITNFDAPNEASFTNTALIPRVGITYEVTKNINAYATYLQGYQPQSNTVSLMPSTSAFFWDPNSPARFEPLISDLKEIGAKGSFLNNSITMTVSVYEINQKNILMNANLPCYPDSLVQRGADRSRGFEWELAGYISPNWQVNASYSYIDARIVEDQDNSLNGERKENTPTNSANLWTRYNFSPNSPLKSLGLGLGVQYSGDKIPWFTRDFTVPSYTIMDMALYYNPTKTNMQLALNVNNVLDTTYWIGAQNYLRLFPGAPRNFMLTATYNF, encoded by the coding sequence ATGAAACTAAAATTTGTACTTACTATATCCATAATTATCCTTTTCTATCGTCACTCCAACGGACAAGCCATCATCACGGGCAAGGTGGTAGATATGTCACAAAACACCATCCCGGGAGCGACCGTCTCTGTAAAGAGTCAAGATAACCAACAAGGCGTAATTACCAGTTCAACAGGTGAGTTTGAAATTGACCTTGTCAAAGCAGGAGTGTATCAACTAGAAGTCAGATTTATAGGCTTTAAAACTTATATCAATCGCTATGAATTTGCTGAAGACAAGACCTACGACCTTGGTGACATACTGTTGACAGAGCATAGCCAGGAGTTGCAAACCGTAGAAGTGATAGGGCGAATGCAGCAAGACTATAACAGTGATTACTCCTTTTCTGCCACCAAAACATCCATAAAAAACAAAGATTTACCCCAGTCTCTATCCACCATCACCAAAGAACTCATCTCTGATAGACAAGCATTTCGATTGGCAGATGCCGTGAAGATCGTGAGTGGTGTCTCTCCTTCTAGTGTGTACAACCAATACAACATTCGAGGAATAAGCCAAAACGAGGAAGGGCAAATAGTAAATGGAATGCGTACCCGACAGTATTATTTCTTGCAGCCCATAACCTCCAATATCGAGCGGGTAGAGGTGTTGAAAGGACCCGCTTCTGTTACATTTTCCAGTGTTGATCCAGGAGGCAGTATCAATATGGTGACAAAAAAGCCTCTAATTGAGGATCGAAAAGAAGTAAGTATGAGTGCGGGCAGTTTTAGTACGATCAGAGGGACAGTTGATTTTACAGGGCCACTCAACGAATCCAAAACATTGCTTTATAGATTGAATGCAGCCATGCAGGAAGGTCAATCTTACAGGGATTTGGTCGAAAACAATGCGCTGCTTTTTTCACCTTCCATCAGTTACATCCCCAATGATCAAACGGCTGTAAATGTCGAAATGATTTATAGTAATAACGATGGTACGTTAGATCGTGGACAGCCAATATTTGGTGCCACAGCAGGGACTACTGACCTCAACAGTACACCTATTGGATTGAATTTGGGTGCTACCAATGATTATTTCAAATCAAAACAACTCATCATTACGACCAGCTTGGCTCACAAGTTTACTGATCATCTTAGTTTCAATGCCACATACATGAAGCAGACTTGGACAGAGGACTTGCAAGAGCATCGTACGACCAACGGTTTTGCGGTAGATATTAACAATCAGCCCATTACAAGCATGGCAGCTATGCGCTATGTACAAAGGCAACAGTTCTGGAATGTTGATAACTTCAACTCCTATTTCAACATTGATTTTAAGACTGGATCGATCAGCAACAAACTATTAGTAGGCTATGATTTGAGTCGATGGCACAAGACCAAAGGAGGAGGGCAAAATTCGGCAAGAGGGTATTTATTGAACGATGGTACTGTAACCAATGCCTTTGATCCTGACAATGCGGCAAATTATCAAACCGAGACTGTGAATGGAGTCATTATGCCTAAACCGAATGTTGAGCATTTTGATCTCAACAACCCCAATTACACCATCAAGAATGTAGAAGATTATGTCATCAACTCAAGGATCGCGGTACCTTCTGCTCTCACAACTACTCATGCCATTTATATCCAAGAGCAATTGAAAATCGGGAAATTTGCTGCATTGTTAAGTTTGCGACAGGAGTGGTTCGAAGACATCACCAACTTTGATGCGCCCAATGAAGCAAGTTTTACCAATACTGCTCTGATTCCTCGGGTAGGCATTACTTACGAAGTGACCAAAAACATCAATGCGTATGCTACCTACCTTCAAGGCTATCAACCCCAGTCCAATACTGTGTCACTGATGCCAAGTACCTCAGCATTTTTCTGGGATCCAAATTCCCCTGCACGGTTTGAGCCACTCATCAGTGATCTAAAGGAAATTGGAGCAAAAGGGTCGTTTCTCAATAACAGCATCACGATGACTGTGTCGGTTTATGAAATCAACCAGAAAAACATCTTGATGAATGCTAATCTGCCCTGTTATCCAGATTCATTGGTGCAACGTGGAGCTGACAGAAGTCGTGGTTTCGAGTGGGAATTGGCGGGTTACATCTCTCCAAACTGGCAGGTCAATGCTTCATATAGTTACATAGATGCCCGCATCGTAGAAGATCAGGATAACAGCTTAAATGGTGAACGCAAGGAAAACACACCCACAAATAGCGCAAATCTGTGGACACGCTACAATTTTTCTCCCAACAGTCCTTTGAAGAGTTTAGGACTTGGTTTGGGAGTGCAGTACAGTGGGGACAAAATCCCATGGTTTACACGAGATTTTACTGTCCCAAGCTATACGATTATGGATATGGCATTGTACTATAATCCTACAAAAACCAACATGCAATTGGCCTTGAATGTCAACAATGTGCTAGATACTACCTACTGGATTGGAGCACAAAACTATTTGAGATTGTTTCCTGGAGCGCCTCGTAATTTCATGTTAACAGCCACATACAATTTTTAA